A window of the Lactuca sativa cultivar Salinas chromosome 5, Lsat_Salinas_v11, whole genome shotgun sequence genome harbors these coding sequences:
- the LOC111912696 gene encoding probable N-acetyltransferase HLS1-like, with amino-acid sequence MEFEEIKVRSYDGSLDRARLELLERRCEVGPSHVFLFSDTMGDPICRIRNSPLYIMLVAELNHELVGAIQGSIKVVTLKDLAKVGYILGLRVSPFHRRKGIGSSLVHHLEEWFVGNQVDYAYMATEKDNNASVNLFVNKLQYVKFRTPAILIHPVKSRPLKISSKVEIFKINEENAEYLYRRFMGLTEFFPADIDKVLGNKLSLGTWVACERGEHAQFGQNGNFPSNWAMLSVWNSGGLFKLRIGKAPVSCLMYSEVSKVIDKAFACFNMPTLLCSLFEPFGFYFLYGVHQEGEVSRKMVRALCRYVHNMARVDVDCKMVVTELGRYDERVRPHIPHWRMLSCLEDLWCIKALKSEHIESVNELTRIPQTKPLFVDPREV; translated from the exons ATGGAATTTGAAGAGATTAAGGTAAGAAGCTATGATGGAAGTCTTGATAGAGCAAGACTTGAACTTCTTGAAAGAAGATGTGAAGTAGGCCCATCACATGTGTTCCTCTTCTCTGACACCATGGGTGACCCCATCTGTAGAATACGCAATAGTCCCTTGTACATCATGCTG GTTGCCGAGTTGAACCATGAGCTAGTTGGTGCAATTCAGGGTTCAATCAAAGTGGTCACACTGAAAGATTTGGCTAAAGTTGGCTACATTTTAGGGCTAAGGGTCTCACCATTTCATCGGCGTAAAGGCATTGGTTCGAGCCTTGTGCACCATTTAGAAGAATGGTTCGTTGGGAACCAAGTGGACTACGCATACATGGCAACTGAGAAAGATAACAATGCTTCGGTtaatctctttgtaaataaactCCAATATGTTAAATTCAGAACACCCGCAATCCTCATTCATCCGGTCAAATCCCGACCCCTTAAAATCTCATCAAAAGTCGagatttttaaaataaatgaagAAAATGCAGAGTATTTATACCGTAGGTTCATGGGTTTGACTGAGTTTTTCCCAGCTGACATCGATAAAGTGCTTGGAAACAAACTAAGTTTAGGCACGTGGGTGGCATGCGAAAGAGGCGAACACGCTCAATTCGGGCAAAATGGTAATTTCCCATCCAATTGGGCTATGTTAAGTGTTTGGAATAGTGGGGGGTTGTTCAAATTACGAATAGGGAAAGCTCCGGTTTCTTGTTTGATGTACTCCGAGGTGTCAAAAGTGATTGATAAAGCGTTTGCATGTTTTAACATGCCAACGTTGTTGTGTAGTCTATTTGAACCATTTGGATTCTATTTCTTGTATGGGGTGCACCAAGAGGGTGAGGTGTCTAGGAAGATGGTTCGAGCCCTATGTAGATACGTGCACAACATGGCTCGAGTCGATGTGGATTGTAAAATGGTTGTCACGGAGTTGGGAAGGTATGATGAAAGGGTGAGACCTCATATCCCACATTGGAGGATGCTTTCATGCCTTGAGGATTTGTGGTGCATAAAGGCCTTGAAAAGTGAACATATAGAAAGTGTAAATGAATTGACAAGAATCCCACAAACAAAACCTCTTTTTGTAGATCCACGAGAGGTGTGA